A portion of the Leptospira inadai serovar Lyme str. 10 genome contains these proteins:
- a CDS encoding Lp29 family lipoprotein: MRYLAFLFSTFLLSCTSMNLVGPERMPVRKMDTRKKVALVGFHPYSTATVGNKLDGWINTPCKIAISEKYGTNLKSKFFKGRRNVTSDERAAYPLRDQLISPLSWGEPINKFPSSGIQSDIEEENIRRFLEFSYSLLGAGALPDLCEILELDSGAKTFQLKKRDVDYYVVGIFTPVFSEPTILGAVTFAISFPLSFLSIGIIPMAMEKRTESFFRIYDPKLNLIKEIKTSNSFWTLDAIWAMPSDRSKVVEKYSYDSPAWEKDVEELDKVWKPE; the protein is encoded by the coding sequence ATGCGTTACCTTGCTTTTTTATTCTCTACATTCTTACTATCTTGTACAAGCATGAATTTAGTCGGTCCGGAACGGATGCCGGTCCGAAAGATGGATACCCGAAAGAAAGTCGCCTTAGTAGGTTTTCATCCGTATTCCACCGCTACCGTCGGGAACAAGTTGGACGGCTGGATTAATACGCCTTGTAAAATTGCGATTTCGGAGAAATACGGAACGAATTTAAAATCCAAATTCTTTAAAGGTCGCAGAAACGTTACTTCCGATGAACGAGCTGCCTATCCTTTGCGGGATCAACTCATTTCCCCTTTGTCCTGGGGGGAACCGATCAATAAGTTTCCTTCCAGCGGGATTCAATCCGATATCGAAGAGGAAAACATACGCCGGTTCCTGGAGTTTTCGTATTCTTTACTCGGGGCCGGTGCGCTTCCGGATCTTTGCGAAATATTGGAATTGGATTCCGGGGCCAAGACGTTTCAGCTAAAGAAGCGGGATGTTGATTATTATGTTGTCGGTATTTTTACTCCCGTTTTTTCGGAGCCTACGATTTTGGGTGCGGTTACGTTTGCGATCTCATTCCCTTTGAGTTTTTTGAGTATCGGAATCATCCCGATGGCGATGGAAAAAAGAACGGAGTCTTTTTTTAGGATCTACGATCCGAAGTTGAATCTTATCAAAGAAATCAAGACTTCGAATTCTTTTTGGACACTGGATGCTATTTGGGCGATGCCCAGCGATCGGAGTAAGGTAGTCGAGAAGTACTC
- a CDS encoding VOC family protein, whose translation MKKIFLAICILMTVISAWWVITASQSDYHKIDDVDFSYAALILNSPNPERLSEFYRNVLGVQISEEESVWSLNGSSNSVIYLRTAGYDKQGPLLTILKSDKSNTPSPSPNDLGYAHICFESDDVPGLIRQILKNGGKILSSFKDLEKVPVAYATDPDGNVFEIHLPFPTPVTPRTIYRSLKSLVRIYFKLPPAKVDAVRFLHVNINSTNWIKTMDFYTKVLATSSTGFERNYKGEFIENLTGVNGAVVQGRHVELPGYSEGGPTFEIFTYNKSSSKGPRTINEVGIVATGFRVRNVDTAIKKIIGEGGTLMSRRGSRSAILKDIDGNILILAPKNEY comes from the coding sequence ATGAAAAAAATATTTCTCGCAATCTGTATTTTAATGACTGTTATTTCGGCTTGGTGGGTTATAACCGCGTCTCAGAGCGACTATCATAAGATTGACGACGTTGATTTTTCCTATGCCGCCTTGATTTTAAACAGCCCAAATCCGGAACGACTCTCGGAATTTTATCGGAACGTCTTAGGAGTTCAAATATCCGAAGAAGAGTCCGTATGGAGCTTAAATGGATCAAGCAATTCGGTTATATATCTTAGAACAGCCGGCTATGATAAACAAGGGCCGTTATTAACCATCTTAAAAAGTGATAAATCGAATACGCCATCGCCTTCGCCGAATGATTTAGGTTATGCTCATATTTGCTTTGAGAGCGATGACGTCCCCGGCTTGATCAGACAAATCCTAAAGAACGGCGGTAAAATACTCAGTTCGTTCAAAGATTTGGAGAAAGTTCCCGTAGCATACGCGACTGATCCGGACGGGAACGTTTTCGAAATTCATTTGCCGTTTCCTACACCGGTAACTCCGCGTACAATATATCGCTCGCTGAAATCGTTAGTGCGGATTTACTTCAAGTTACCGCCTGCGAAAGTCGACGCGGTGCGATTTCTTCATGTAAATATTAATTCAACGAACTGGATTAAGACGATGGATTTTTACACTAAGGTATTGGCGACTTCCAGTACAGGATTCGAAAGGAATTACAAAGGGGAATTCATTGAAAATCTAACCGGCGTAAACGGGGCCGTGGTGCAAGGTCGACATGTCGAATTGCCCGGTTATAGCGAGGGAGGTCCGACTTTCGAAATTTTCACTTATAATAAATCGTCCTCAAAGGGACCGCGTACGATAAACGAAGTCGGGATCGTTGCGACCGGCTTTCGAGTCCGAAATGTGGACACCGCAATAAAGAAGATAATCGGCGAGGGTGGAACTCTTATGAGCCGAAGGGGAAGTCGATCTGCAATACTCAAAGATATCGACGGCAATATACTGATTTTAGCGCCGAAAAACGAATATTAG
- a CDS encoding sterol desaturase family protein has protein sequence MNEHVPFFQVVSGIIPHVPEIFMIDFFRYLLSASIVFAVLYVWKHPFQHRKIQDRVAKSSQFKKEFLYSVSSVVVYTLVTFIVLTLKQYGYFKFYDRVEDYGWGYLILSVVLILAIQDFYFYWTHRLMHTRLFFKTFHKVHHDSITPSPWTAYSFSPWEALVHAMIMPIVASLFPVHTLALVIFMTIQIIRNVLGHSGYEMFPSWIISNGILKHINTNTNHDMHHQYFRYNFGLYTTIWDSIFGTVHPDYEKTFKKITESKPLNVKEELKA, from the coding sequence ATGAACGAGCACGTTCCTTTTTTTCAAGTCGTATCGGGGATAATCCCGCACGTTCCGGAAATCTTTATGATCGATTTTTTCAGATACCTCTTATCTGCAAGTATCGTCTTTGCGGTATTGTACGTTTGGAAGCACCCTTTCCAACATAGAAAAATCCAAGATAGAGTCGCCAAATCGTCCCAGTTTAAAAAAGAATTTCTATATTCCGTTTCTTCGGTCGTAGTATATACGCTGGTTACCTTTATCGTCCTCACTCTTAAACAATACGGTTATTTTAAATTCTATGACAGGGTGGAAGATTACGGTTGGGGCTACTTGATTCTTAGCGTGGTTCTTATCCTAGCGATTCAGGACTTCTATTTTTATTGGACTCATCGCCTGATGCACACTCGTTTGTTCTTCAAAACGTTTCATAAAGTTCATCACGATTCCATCACGCCATCACCCTGGACCGCTTATTCGTTTAGTCCTTGGGAAGCGTTAGTGCACGCGATGATTATGCCGATCGTAGCGTCCTTATTTCCGGTCCATACATTAGCGCTCGTAATCTTTATGACGATTCAAATAATCAGAAATGTTTTAGGACATAGCGGTTATGAAATGTTTCCAAGCTGGATAATATCGAACGGAATTTTGAAACATATCAACACAAATACCAATCATGATATGCATCATCAATATTTTAGATATAACTTTGGGCTTTATACTACGATTTGGGATTCGATTTTTGGAACGGTTCATCCGGACTATGAGAAGACATTCAAAAAAATTACGGAAAGCAAACCCTTGAATGTTAAGGAAGAGCTGAAAGCCTGA